The genomic window CTCCCCTTCCTCGGCGGAGCGCCGTACGAGCAGAAGGAGGGCCGCGACACCGTCGTCTTCGCGGCCCAGCCGTCCGTACCGGAGAGCCGCGCCGACCGCACGTACCTGCTGCGCAGGCTCGTCGAGCACGCCCGGCTCCACCCCGGCCGCGAGGTCCTGCTGAAGCTGCGCTCCAAGCCCGGCGAGCACACCACGCACCTGGAGGAGCTGCCCTACCAGAAGCTGGCGGACAAGCTCCCCGGCGGACTTCCCGGGAACTTCCGGCTGGTCTACGGGCACATGGGCGAGGTGCTCGACCGCACCGACCTGCTGGTCACCGTCTCCTCGACGGCCGCCCTCGAAGCGCTGCACCGCCGCATCCCGACGGTCGTGCTCTCCGACCTCGGGGTGCGCGAGGCGCTCGGCAACCACCACTTCCTCGGCTCGGGCCTGCTCGCCTCCTGGGACCAGCTCGACGCCGGCCACCGGCCGCAGCCGGACGAGGAGTGGCTGGCCCGCCAGGGCGTCGCCGCCGACGGCACCTACGCCTCGGCCTTCGACGAGGCCCGCAAGCGGGTCGCCGAACTGCTGGGCCGCCGCCCCGAGCTCCCGCCGGTCGCCCCCTACTACACGACCACCACCGCGCCCGGCTATCTGCCCGGCATCCTCGCCCGCCACCACCTCGCCGCGGACGGCACCCCGCTGCCCGGCGCGGCCGTGGAGAACGAACCCACCGGCGTGCGCCGACTGGTGCGCGACGCGGTGCGGGGGGCGGCGCGCGGCGCGTACCGCCACGGCGTGCAGCGCATCGCACCCGTCATCCGCCGCATGGGCGCACTGTGACCCCTTTGAAGGAGCCCTCCGCCATGTCCACCGTCCTCGCCGTGATCCCCGCAAGGGGCGGTTCCAAGGGCGTGCCCGCGAAGAACCTGGCCCAGGTCGGCGGCGTTCCGCTGGTCGCCCGCGCCGTGCGCGCCTGCCTCGGATCGCGTCTCGTCACCCACGTCGTCGTCTCCACCGACGACGCCGCCATCGCCGGCGCGGCCCGCGCCGCCGGTGCGGCCCTCGGCGCAGGCGACAAGCTGCACTGTGTCCAGCGTCCGCCGGCCATCGCGGGCGACACCGCCACCAGCGAGTCCGCGGTGCTCCACGCGATGGACGCCCACGAGGCGATCCACGGCGGCGCGGCCGACGCGGTCCTGCTCGTCCAGTGCACCAGCCCGTTCCTGACCAGCGCCGACATCGACGGCGTCGCATCGGCGGTCGTCGAGGACGGCGCGGACACGGCCGTCACCGTCGCCCCGTTCCACGCCTTCGTCTGGCGCCGCACCTCCGAGGTCGCGGAAAGCCCCGAGGACGCCCACGGCGTCAACCACGACAAGTCCTACCGGCCCCGCCGCCAGGACCGTCCCGAGGACTTCCTGGAGACCGGCGCCGCGTACGCCATGAACGCCGCGGGCTTCCGCACGCACGGGCACCGCTTCTTCGGGCGCACCGCGCTCGTCGAGACCGACCCCGCCCGCGTCCTGGAGATCGACGACCAGCACGAGCTGGCCCGCGCCCGCGCGCTCGCGCCGCTGCTCGATCCCGCGCCCGTGCCCACGCGGGCGGATGTCGACGCCGTCGTGCTCGACTTCGACGGCACCCAGACCGACGACCGCGTCCTCATCGACGCGGACGGCCGCGAACTCGTCGCCGTACACCGCGGGGACGGGCTCGGCATCGCCGCGCTGCGCCGCGCCGGTCTGAAGCTGCTGATCCTCTCCACCGAACAGAACCCCGTGGTCGCCGCGCGCGCCCGGAAGCTCAACATCCCCGTTCTGCACGGCATCGACCGCAAGGACCTCGCCCTCAAGGAGTGGTGCGAGGAGAACGCGGTCGAGCCCGAGCGGGTCCTGTACGCCGGGAACGACGTCAACGACCTCCCCTGTTTCGGGCTCGTCGGCTGGCCCGTTGCCGTCGCGAGCGCGCACGACTCCGTGCGCGCCGCAGCCCGCGCCGTCACCACCACTCCAGGTGGCGCCGGCGCGATCCGTGAGATCGCCGCATGGCTCCTCGGTCCCACCCTCAACACCCCGACCCTGTAAGGAATCCCCAGATGAACTCCCGTCTGCGCACCCTCGGCAGCAAGACCGCGGGCCCCGGCCACCCCGTCTACGTCACCGGCGAGATCGGCATCAACCACAACGGCGACCTGAACAACGCCTTCGCGCTGATCGACGCTGCCGCCGAGGCCGGCTGTGACGCGGTCAAGTTCCAGAAGCGCACCCCGGAGATCTGCACCCCGCGCGACCAGTGGGACATCGAGCGCGACACGCCCTGGGGCCGGATGACGTACATCGACTACCGCCACCGCGTCGAGTTCGGCGAGGACGAGTACCGCCAGATCGACGAGCACTGCAAGAAGCGCGGCATCGACTGGTTCGCCTCCCCGTGGGACACCGAGGCCGTCGCCTTCCTGGAGAAGTTCGACGTCCCGGCCCACAAGGTCGCCTCCGCCTCGCTCACCGACGACGAGCTGCTGCGCGCCCTGCGCGCCACCGGCAAGACGGTCATCCTCTCCACCGGCATGTCGACGCCGAAGCAGATCCGCCACGCGGTCGAGGTCCTCGGCAGCGACAACATCCTGCTCTGCCACGCCACGTCGACCTACCCGGCCAAGGCCGAGGAGCTCAACCTGCGCGTGATCAACACCCTGATGCAGGAGTACCCGAACGTCCCGATCGGCTACTCCGGCCACGAGACGGGTCTGCAGACCACGCTCGCCGCCGTCGCCCTCGGCGCCGCGTTCGTCGAGCGCCACATCACCCTCGACCGCGCCATGTGGGGCTCCGACCAGGCCGCCTCCGTCGAGCCGGGCGGTCTGCAGCGCCTCGTCCGCGACATCCGCACCATCGAGGACGCCCTCGGTGACGGCGTCAAGAAGGTGTACGACTCCGAGCTCGCCCCCATGAAGAAGCTCCGCCGCGTCGCGGGCGTCGTCGCGGAGGCCGAGCAGACCGAAACCGCCGCGGTCTGACGAGCATGGACCTCGCCTTCGTCGAGAGCCCCGTCCAGCTGCTGAACGTCCTGGAATGGGCACACAGCAGGCCGGCGGAGCCGCTGCCGGGACTCCCGGCGCAGCCCGCCGGCCCGGACCCGGACGAGCACGTCCAGGCCGGCCGGCCGGGCCCGGGCGGACACCCGGGGGGCGCGGCGGCGATACGGGACCTCACGGTCGTCGTCCTGTCGCCCACCGACCCCATGTCGCGCGGTCAGCTGCGCCGCATGGCCGAGCTCGCCCGCGACGAAGGCTTCACGGTCCGCTGGCAGGAGGCGCGCGACAACGCGGGCGCGCCCCTGCAGACGATCAGGGAACTCGTCCCGCTGCTGCGCAGGTCGCAGCGGGTCGTCATAGGCGATCCGTTCTCCCGCTATGTGCAGCTGCTGCTCACGCTGGCGGGGACGAAGGACCTGACCGTCGTCGACGACGGCACCGCCACCATGGAGTACGTCTCCCAGGTGGCCAGGGGCGAGCGGCTGGTCCGCTGGCACCGGCGCGGGCGGCGGGGGGCGCGCGAGCTTGTGCTCGCGCCGGTCTCCGCCGTCGCGCGCCGGCGGCTCTCGCCGTCGCCCACCCGCGAGGTCGAGGTCTTCACCTCGATGCCCGTGGATCCGCCGGCCGGGATCACGGTCACCGCGAACACCTTCGCCTGGACCCGCTCCCGCTTCGGCCCGCCGCGCCTCACCCGGGGCGCGGACCTCGTCGGCACCTCCCTCGTGGAGACCGGCGTGGTCGACCCCGGGCAGTACGAGGAGGCGGTCGCGGCGCTCGCCGCCGAGCACGGCGCCACCCGCTACTTCGCGCACCGCCGCGAGAGCGCGGACAAGCTGCACCGGCTCGCCGAACGCGCCGGCCTGGAGATCGTCCGGCCCGATCTGCCGCTGGAGCTGATCGCGAGACGCGGCCCGATAGGGCGTACCGTGCTCAGCTTCCCCTCGACCGTCGTGCACACCCTGCCGCTCGCCCTGGCGGGCACGGGGATCACGATCGCGGTCTGCGACATCGCACCCGAATGGCTCAGGGAGTCGGCGTCGCCGCGCGCCGAGGGCTTCCTGGCGGTGGTCACGGGCACGGCCCGGGACGTCCACCGCATCCCCGCCCCCGCCTGACCCGGCCTTTTGTACGGCCTGACCCCGTACGACTCCGCCCCTGGACGACCGGACCCGGCACCCGCACTGCCGGTGAGTCCCCAACGAGTCCACATCGTGGTACAGATCGCGTGAGCTTACCCACACAGGCATAGGGCTATGCGTCGTCAGACGATTTTTCTTACCCTAACGGGCTGAACTTTTGTTGATCTCGAGTTAGTTGGGGCTCAAAGGGGCCTACTCTTCAACGGGTGAGCCAGTTGATGTCCCGCGACCCCGACGCCGTACCCGATCTGGCCGGCGATGCCGGTGCCCTGCTGCCCGGCACGCTGCCCGATGCCCTGCGCGCGGAGCTGATCGCCTTTCGCCGGGACCTGCACATGCACCCCGAGCTCGGCAATCAGGAGTTCCGCACCACCGCCGCGCTCATGACGCGGCTGGAGGCCGCCGGGCTGCGGCCGCAGGTGCTCGCCACCGGCACCGGGCTCATGTGCGACATCGGGACGCCGGATCCCGCACGCCCCATGCTCGCGATCCGCGCCGACATCGACGCCCTGCCCATCCCGGACACCAAGACCGGCGTGCCCTACCGCTCGACCGTGCCCGACCGCGCCCACGCCTGCGGCCATGACGTGCACACCACCACCGTCCTCGGCGCCGGACTCGTCCTCGCCGAGCTCGACAGGCAGGGCCTGCTGCCCGGCGCCGTACGGCTGATCTTCCAGCCCGCCGAGGAAGTGCTCCCCGGCGGCGCCGCCGAGGCCATCGAGTCCGGCGTCCTGGACGGGGTCGGCCGGATCATCGCGGTGCACTGCGACCCCCGGGTCGACGCCGGCCGGATCGGGCTGCGCGTCGGAGCCATCACTTCCGCCTGCGACCGGCTGGAGGTCACGCTCGACGGCCCCGGTGGCCACACCGCCCGGCCGCATCTCACCACCGACCTGGTCACCGCCGCCGCCAAGATCGTCACCGAGGTCCCGGCGGTGCTCTCCCGCCGCGTCGACGCCCGCGCCGGGCTCGCCGTCACCTGGGGGCGCATCGAGTCCGGCCACGCCTGCAACGTCATCCCGCAGCACGCCGAGCTCTCCGGCACGGTCCGCTGCCTGGACCTGCACGCCTGGCGCGAGGCCCCCGACCTGGTGCACGCCGCCATCGACGAGGTCGCCACGCTCCACCGCGCCAAGTCGCAGATCAACTACGTCCGCGGGGTCCCGCCCGTCGTCAACGACCCCGCCGTGACCGAGCTGCTGCGCGACGCCCACGCCGCCCGCCGCGGACCGGACGCGATCGAGGACACCGAGCAGAGCCTCGGCGGCGAGGACTTCTCCTGGTACCTGGAGCACGTCCCGGGCGCCATGGCCCGGCTGGGAGTGCGCCCGCCGGGGTCGGGTGCGAGGCTGGATCTGCACCGGGGGGACTTCGACGTCGACGAGCAGGCCATCGCGGTGGGCGTGGAGCTCTTCACCGCCGCGGCCTTGCTCGACGTGCACCGTTCGTAATCGGACAGTTCACCTTTCGTTCGCCGTTCGCGACGATCCGATAACAGCTGTCGAACTCATCTTTACCTGACATCTACGCGCGTTACGATCGCCCGCGAACCCAGCGCCGGAAGTGGCGCTTTCGGACAGGTTTTCAAAGGAGCCTCCCAGTGCGCCGGATCACCAGGATCGCCACCGTGGGCGTCGCGTCCGCGGCTCTCGCACTGTCCGCCACCGCGTGTGGCGGCAAAACGTCTTCCGAGGCCGGCTCGGAGAAGGGCGGCAAGGCCGCCATCGCCTACGACATCGGTGGCCGCGGCGACCAGTCGTTCAACGACGCCGCCTTCGCCGGCCTGGAGAAGGCCGAGAAGGACCTCGGCGTCAAGGGCACCGAGGCCGAGCCCAGCGAGGGCGAGGGTGACCCGGACAAGGTTCAGCGCCTCACGTCGCTGGCCCGCGCCGGCAACAACCCGGTGATCGGCGTCGGCTTCGCCTACGCCCCGGCCATCGCCGAGGTCGCGCCGAAGTTCCCGAACACCACCTTCGGTCTGATCGACGACACCTCGAAGACCGGCAAGAACATCGCCAACCTGGTCTTCAACGAGGAGCAGGGCTCCTACCTCGCCGGCGTCGCCGCCGCCAAGGTGACCAAGTCCAACACCGTCGGCTTCATCGGCGGCGTCGAGACCCCGCTGATCAAGAAGTTCGAGGCGGGCTTCGTCCAGGGCGTCAAGGACACCAACAAGAACGTCAACGTCAAGGTCCAGTACCTGACCCAGCCGCCGGACTTCGGTGGCTTCTCCAAGCCCGACCTGGGCAAGGCCGCCGCGCAGGGCCAGCTCGACGCCGGTGCCGACGTGATCTACGCCGCCGCCGGTCTGGCCGGCTCGGGCTCTATCGAGGCCGCCGCCAAGGCCAAGAAGTGGGCCATCGGCGTCGACTCCGACCAGTACAACCAGGCGGGCCTCGCCGAGTACAAGGACCACATCCTCACCTCGGTGACCAAGGACGTCTCGGACTCCGTGTTCAACCTGATCAAGTCCGTCGAGGACGGTAAGCCGCAGTCCGGCGAGGTCCGCTATGGTCTCGCCAAGGACGGCGTCGGCCTGGCCACCTCGAACCCGGCCTTCACCAAGATGACCGACGTCATCGCCGCGGTCGACAAGGCCAAGGCCGACATCACCGCCGGCAAGATCACGGTCAAGACCGCTCCGTAACGAGCGGCCGGGACCAGCGGTACGGGGGTCCGGATCGGGTGGCGTTCAGTCACCCTCCGGACCCCGGACCGGATTCCGGTTTCCGGATTTTGCTATTTGGGACCACTACGCGCGTAGAACCCTCTCCGGCGCGATACCTTCGCCCCCACCCCCTGCCCGCGACACCCCCGGCCCCGCCCTGCCCGCACCGCATCCTGCTTCCCGCTTCTCGCTCCTTTCCCGCCAAGGAGAGTGCGTCATCAACGCGTCCAGTCCGTCATCGCCGCCTGCCGCTGCCGTAGAACTGCACGGCATCACCAAGCGCTTCCCCGGCGTCGTCGCCAACCACGACATCGACATCACCATCCGCAAGGGCACCGTGCACGCCCTCGTCGGGGAGAACGGTGCCGGCAAGTCGACCCTGATGAAGATCCTCTACGGCATGCAGAAGCCGGACGAGGGCACCATCACCATCGACGGGAAGCAGGTCAGCTTCCACAGCCCTGCCGACGCCATCGCCACCGGCATCGGCATGGTCCACCAGCACTTCATGCTGGCCGACAACCTCACCGTGCTGGAGAACGTCGTCCTCGGCGGCGAGAAGCTCCACGGCATCGGCGCGAAGGCCCGTAAGAAGATCAAGGAGATCTCGGACGCGTACGGGCTGAACATCCGCCCCGACGTCCTGGTCGAGCAGCTCGGCGTCGCCGAACGGCAGCGCGTGGAGATCCTCAAGGTCCTCTACCGCGGCGCCCGCACCCTCATCCTCGACGAGCCGACCGCCGTCCTGGTCCCGCAGGAGGTCGACGCGCTCTTCGACAACCTGCGCGAGCTCAAGGCGGAGGGCCTGACCGTCATCTTCATCTCCCACAAGCTGGGCGAGGTGCTGTCCGTCGCCGACGACATCACCGTCATCCGCCGCGGCACCACCGTGGGCACCGCCGACCCGCGCACCACCACGCCCAAGCAGCTCGCCGAGCTGATGGTCGGCAGCGAGCTGCCCTCGCCGGAGACCCGCGAGTCGACCGTGACGGACGTGCCGATGCTCCAGGTCGACCAGCTGCACCTGAGCGAGACCGACCCCGACGGTGTCGTGCGCGCGGTCCTCGACCGCATCACCTTCACCATCCACAAGGGCGAGGTCATGGGCATCGCGGGCGTCGAGGGCAACGGCCAGACCGAGCTCATCGAGGCGCTGATGGGCATGCGCGACCCCGACGGCGGCGCCATCACCCTCGACGGCACCGACATCTCGCACGCGCCGACCCGCAAGCGCCGCGAGGACGGCATCGGCTACATCCCCGAGGACCGCCACCGGCACGGCCTGCTGCTGGAGTCCTCGCTCTGGGAGAACCGCATCCTCGGCCATGTCACCGAGCGCCCCAACAGCAAGCGGGGCCTGCTCGACCCCAAGGCCGCCCGCCGCGACACCGAGCGGATCGTGCGCGAGTACGACGTCCGCACCCCCGGTATCGAGGTCACCGCCGCCTCCCTCTCCGGCGGCAACCAGCAGAAGCTGATCGTCGGCCGCGAGATGAGCCACACGCCCAAGCTGCTCATCGCCGCCCACCCCACCCGCGGTGTGGACGTCGGCGCGCAGGCACAGATCTGGGACCAGATCCGCGAGGCCCGCCGGGAGGGTCTGGCGGTGCTGCTGATCTCCGCCGACCTGGACGAGCTCATCGGGCTCTCCGACACCCTGCGGGTGATGTACCGCGGCCGTCTGGTCGCGGACGCCGACCCCGCCACGATCACCCCGGAGGAGCTGGGCTCGGCCATGACCGGCGCCGCCACCGGCCACCTTGAGCACCACGAGAACGGAACCGGTGAGGGCCGATGAAGAAGTTCGACAAGGACCGGCTGATCCTGGGCTTCGCCGGGCCGGCGCTCGCCCTGGTCGTGGCCTTCCTGCTCACCTCGGTGGTGCTGCTGCTCTCGGACCGCAACCCGGTCGAGCCGTACCAGCTGATGTTCGACACGGCCCAGTACACCGACGTGCAGGTCAACATCCTCAACCAGACCGGCACGTACTACCTCGCCGCGCTGGCCGTCGCCATCGGCTTCCGGATGAACCTGTTCAACATCGGTGTCGACGGCCAGTACCGCCTCGCGGCGATGCTCGCCGCCGTCGTCGGTGCCGCCGTCGAGCTGCCCGGGCCGCTGCACGTCCTGCTGATCGTGCTCGTCGCCATGTTCGTCGGTGCCTTCTGGGCCGGTATCGCCGGAATCCTGAAGACCACCCGAGGCGTCAGCGAGGTCGTCTCCACGATCATGCTGAACGCCATCGCGACCAGCCTGATCGCCTGGATGATCCTGCCTGCCAACCTCGGCGTGCAGCCGGAGGGCTCCAACGACCTGACCACGGGCGAGATCGCCGCGTCCGGCTGGGCCCCCGGCGTGGAGCTCGAAGGCGGCACCATCTACGGCTTCACCTTCGTCGCCTTCGCGCTCGGCATCGTCTACTGGTTCGTGCTCAACCGCACCCGCTTCGGCTTCGACCTGCGTGCCACCGGCGCCAGCGAGTCCGCCGCCCAGGCGAGCGGCGTCGACGCCAAGAAGATGGTCCTCTCCGCCATGCTGATCTCCGGCGCGGTCGCCGGACTCGCGGGCATGCCGCTGCTGCTGGGCCAGACCCACACGTACAGCCTGAGCTTCCCGGTCGGTGTCGGCTTCACGGGCATCACCATCGCCCTCCTCGGCCGCAACAACCCGATCGGCATCTTCTTCGCCGCGCTGCTCATCTCCTTCCTGGAGAAGACGTCGGCCGACCTCGACCAGTACGGCTACGAGAAGGAGATCGCCACGATCATGCAGGGCCTGATCGTGATCTCGGTCGTCGTGTCCTACGAGCTCGTCCGCCAGTACGGGCTCCGCCGTCAGCAGCAGAAGGTCGGCGAGGAGCTTGCCGCCCAGGCCCGCATGAAGAAGGAGGACGTGGTCCTGTGAGCGACGCACGCAAGGCCGCCGGGCCGCTGACTACCACGAAAGCCGCACCTCTGCGCCGCGCGGGCGGAGATGGGGGCACCTCCCAGGCGTCAGCGCTGGGGGAGAACGAGATGAGGACGGCATGAGCGAGTCCACGAGCACTGTTTCGGCCGCGGCCACCGCGCCGAAGACGGGCGGCGGACGCCGCAAGCTGTCCCTGCCCGTCGTCCTGCTGATCATCGCGGGCGGCCTCGCGCTGTTCTCGCTGGTCCGCGTCATCAGCGGCGCCAACGACCTCACCTCGGTCGGCCAGGTCTCCGGCGCGCTCCAGCTCGCCGTGCCGATCGGCCTCGCCGGTCTCGGCGGTCTGTGGGCCGAGCGGGCGGGCGTCGTCAACATCGGCCTCGAAGGCATGATGATCCTCGGCACCTGGTTCGGCGCCTGGGCCGGCTACCAGTGGGGCCCCTGGACGGGTGTCCTCATGGGCATCGTCGGCGGCGCGCTCGGCGGTCTGCTGCACGCGATCATCACGGTGACGTTCAACGTGAACCACATCGTCTCCGGTGTGGCCGTCAACATCCTCGCCGTCGGCGCCACCCGCTACCTGTCGAACTTCACCTTCGCCGAGGCCGCGGGCGGCTCCTCCAAGCAGTCCCCGCGCATCGACCGCATCACCGACATCACCGTGCCAGGACTCTCCGACTGGCTGGCCGAACTCCAGGCCAAGCACTGGTTCTTCGTCTCCGACCTGGCCGGTGTGCTGGGTGGTCTGATCACCAACCTGTCGGTGCTGACCATCCTGGCGATCCTGCTGATCCCCGCCACCTGGTGGATCCTGTGGCGCACCGGCTTCGGCCTGCGGCTGCGGTCCTGTGGTGAGAACCCCGTCGCCGCCGAGTCCCTCGGCGTCAACGTCTACAAGTACAAGTACATCGCCGTCATCGTCTCCGGCGGTCTCGCCGGACTCGCCGGCGCGTTCCTGGTCATCGTCTCCACCGGCATCTACCAGGAGGGCCAGACCGGAAACCGCGGCTACATCGGCCTCGCCGCGATGATCTTCGGCAACTGGATGCCCGGGGGCATGGCGCTGGGCGCGGGCCTCTTCGGCTTCACCGACAGTCTCAAGCTGCGCGGCGGCGCCGAGAACGTCCACGCGATGCTCCTGCTGCTGGCGATCCTGCTGGCCGCGCTGGTGGTCTGGCAGCTGTACAAGCGCAAGTACTGGCAGGGGGCCGTCGCCGCCGCCGTGTCGGCCGGTCTCTTCGTCTGGTACACGCTCACCGACTCGCTGCCCAGCCAGTTCGTGGACGCCGCGCCGTACGTGACGACGCTGCTGGTCCTGGCGCTGTCCGCGCAGCGGCTGCGCATGCCCAAGGCCGACGGAATGCCCTACAAGAAGGGCCAGGGCAAGTGACGGCCGGCGCCGACTGGGAGGCCCTGCGCGAGGCCGCGCGGGAGGCGATGTCCCATGCCTACGCCCCGTACTCGGGCTACTCGGTCGGCGCGGCGGCCCTCGTCGACGACGGCCGCACCGTCAGCGGCTGCAACGTCGAGAACGCCTCGTACGGCCTGTCGCTGTGCGCCGAGTGCGGGCTCGTCTCCCAGCTCCAGGCCACCGGCGGCGGCCGGCTCACGCACTTCGTCTGCGTGGACGGCAAGGGCGACGTACTGATGCCCTGCGGGCGCTGCCGCCAACTGCTGTACGAGTTCGGCGGGCCCGGCCTGCTGCTGGAGACCGCGGCGGGCATCCTCCCGCTCTCCGACATGCTTCCCCAGGCATTCGGCCCGGAGAAGCTCGGCCCGGACGCGCTCGGCTAGACCCGCGGCCCCTCCGATCCCCCACGGCGGAGGGGCCGCGACACTTTCGTACCTGGAAGGAATCCGGAAACACATGGACGCCATCTCCGTCATCCGCATCAAGCGCGACCGAGGCGAACTCACCCCCGAGCAGATCGACTGGGTCATCGACGCGTACACCCGCGGCGAGGTCGCCGACGAGCAGATGTCGGCGCTGGCCATGGCGATCCTGCTCAACGGCATGAACCGGGCCGAGATCGCCCGCTGGACCGCCGCGATGATCGCGTCCGGCGAGCGCATGGACTTCTCCTCGCTCTCCCGCCCCACCGCCGACAAGCACTCCACCGGCGGCGTCGGCGACAAGATCACCCTGCCGCTGGCGCCGCTTGTGGCCGCCTGCGGCGCGGCAGTGCCGCAGCTCTCCGGCCGCGGGCTCGGCCACACCGGCGGCACCCTCGACAAGCTGGAGTCCATCCCCGGCTGGCGCGCGCTGCTCTCCAACGACGAGATGCTGGACGTCCTCGACACCACCGGCGCCGTCATCTGCGCGGCGGGCGACGGCCTGGCCCCCGCCGACAAGAAGCTGTACGCGCTCCGCGATGTCACCGGCACGGTCGAGGCGATCCCGCTGATCGCCTCCTCGATCATGTCGAAGAAGATCGCCGAGGGCACGGGCTCCCTGGTGCTGGACGTCAAGGTCGGCAGCGGCGCCTTCATGAAGACCGTCGAGGACGCCCGGGAACTCGCCTCCACCATGGTCGGCCTCGGCACCGACCACGGGGTGAAGACCGTCGCCCTGCTCACCGACATGGCGACCCCGCTCGGCCTCACCGCGGGCAACGCCCTCGAAGTACGCGAGTCGGTCGAGGTGCTGGCGGGCGGCGGCCCGGCGGACGTCGTCGAGCTCACCCTCGCACTGGCCCGCGAGATGCTCGACGCGGCCGGGATCAAGGACGCCGACCCGGCGAAGGCGCTGGCCGACGGTTCGGCCATGGACGTCTGGCGGCGCATGATCGCGGCCCAGGGCGGCGACCCCGACGCCGCCCTCCCCGTCGCCCGCGAGCAGCACGTCGTGACGGCGCCGCGCTCCGGTGTCCTCACCCGTCTCGACGCGTACGGCATCGGCGTCGCCGCCTGGCGGCTCGGCGCTGGCCGCGCCCGCAAGGAGGACCCGGTGCAGGCGGGCGCGGGCATCGAGCTCCACGCCAAGCCGGGCGACACGGTCGCCGCGGGCGCCCCGCTGCTGACGCTCCACACGGACACCCCGGAGAAGTTCGACTACGCCCTGAAGTCCCTGGACGGCGCCTACGACATCGCCCCGGCGGGCACGGCGTACGAGGCGACCCCGGTGGTGCTGGAGCGCATCGCCTGACTGACGGCGTGTGACGACGGCCGATGAGTTCCGGCGGCCTCCC from Streptomyces formicae includes these protein-coding regions:
- a CDS encoding DUF6716 putative glycosyltransferase; this translates as MPSSTSPLRVAVLADSDTRWKWGALTARRISEDEAELTGFLLRGRATPTARQLAEVGVTADELREVTGGEFLRAIRDEGYDLVVLALVGGAVQAMLHGLAALRLPHRPVLVTGYVGVVYEKLADGLLLRHGADIVLANSRHDADRFRAVYEGVGADASAVTEAALPFLGGAPYEQKEGRDTVVFAAQPSVPESRADRTYLLRRLVEHARLHPGREVLLKLRSKPGEHTTHLEELPYQKLADKLPGGLPGNFRLVYGHMGEVLDRTDLLVTVSSTAALEALHRRIPTVVLSDLGVREALGNHHFLGSGLLASWDQLDAGHRPQPDEEWLARQGVAADGTYASAFDEARKRVAELLGRRPELPPVAPYYTTTTAPGYLPGILARHHLAADGTPLPGAAVENEPTGVRRLVRDAVRGAARGAYRHGVQRIAPVIRRMGAL
- a CDS encoding acylneuraminate cytidylyltransferase — protein: MSTVLAVIPARGGSKGVPAKNLAQVGGVPLVARAVRACLGSRLVTHVVVSTDDAAIAGAARAAGAALGAGDKLHCVQRPPAIAGDTATSESAVLHAMDAHEAIHGGAADAVLLVQCTSPFLTSADIDGVASAVVEDGADTAVTVAPFHAFVWRRTSEVAESPEDAHGVNHDKSYRPRRQDRPEDFLETGAAYAMNAAGFRTHGHRFFGRTALVETDPARVLEIDDQHELARARALAPLLDPAPVPTRADVDAVVLDFDGTQTDDRVLIDADGRELVAVHRGDGLGIAALRRAGLKLLILSTEQNPVVAARARKLNIPVLHGIDRKDLALKEWCEENAVEPERVLYAGNDVNDLPCFGLVGWPVAVASAHDSVRAAARAVTTTPGGAGAIREIAAWLLGPTLNTPTL
- a CDS encoding N-acetylneuraminate synthase family protein, whose translation is MNSRLRTLGSKTAGPGHPVYVTGEIGINHNGDLNNAFALIDAAAEAGCDAVKFQKRTPEICTPRDQWDIERDTPWGRMTYIDYRHRVEFGEDEYRQIDEHCKKRGIDWFASPWDTEAVAFLEKFDVPAHKVASASLTDDELLRALRATGKTVILSTGMSTPKQIRHAVEVLGSDNILLCHATSTYPAKAEELNLRVINTLMQEYPNVPIGYSGHETGLQTTLAAVALGAAFVERHITLDRAMWGSDQAASVEPGGLQRLVRDIRTIEDALGDGVKKVYDSELAPMKKLRRVAGVVAEAEQTETAAV
- a CDS encoding amidohydrolase → MSRDPDAVPDLAGDAGALLPGTLPDALRAELIAFRRDLHMHPELGNQEFRTTAALMTRLEAAGLRPQVLATGTGLMCDIGTPDPARPMLAIRADIDALPIPDTKTGVPYRSTVPDRAHACGHDVHTTTVLGAGLVLAELDRQGLLPGAVRLIFQPAEEVLPGGAAEAIESGVLDGVGRIIAVHCDPRVDAGRIGLRVGAITSACDRLEVTLDGPGGHTARPHLTTDLVTAAAKIVTEVPAVLSRRVDARAGLAVTWGRIESGHACNVIPQHAELSGTVRCLDLHAWREAPDLVHAAIDEVATLHRAKSQINYVRGVPPVVNDPAVTELLRDAHAARRGPDAIEDTEQSLGGEDFSWYLEHVPGAMARLGVRPPGSGARLDLHRGDFDVDEQAIAVGVELFTAAALLDVHRS
- a CDS encoding BMP family lipoprotein, with the translated sequence MRRITRIATVGVASAALALSATACGGKTSSEAGSEKGGKAAIAYDIGGRGDQSFNDAAFAGLEKAEKDLGVKGTEAEPSEGEGDPDKVQRLTSLARAGNNPVIGVGFAYAPAIAEVAPKFPNTTFGLIDDTSKTGKNIANLVFNEEQGSYLAGVAAAKVTKSNTVGFIGGVETPLIKKFEAGFVQGVKDTNKNVNVKVQYLTQPPDFGGFSKPDLGKAAAQGQLDAGADVIYAAAGLAGSGSIEAAAKAKKWAIGVDSDQYNQAGLAEYKDHILTSVTKDVSDSVFNLIKSVEDGKPQSGEVRYGLAKDGVGLATSNPAFTKMTDVIAAVDKAKADITAGKITVKTAP
- a CDS encoding ABC transporter ATP-binding protein, coding for MNASSPSSPPAAAVELHGITKRFPGVVANHDIDITIRKGTVHALVGENGAGKSTLMKILYGMQKPDEGTITIDGKQVSFHSPADAIATGIGMVHQHFMLADNLTVLENVVLGGEKLHGIGAKARKKIKEISDAYGLNIRPDVLVEQLGVAERQRVEILKVLYRGARTLILDEPTAVLVPQEVDALFDNLRELKAEGLTVIFISHKLGEVLSVADDITVIRRGTTVGTADPRTTTPKQLAELMVGSELPSPETRESTVTDVPMLQVDQLHLSETDPDGVVRAVLDRITFTIHKGEVMGIAGVEGNGQTELIEALMGMRDPDGGAITLDGTDISHAPTRKRREDGIGYIPEDRHRHGLLLESSLWENRILGHVTERPNSKRGLLDPKAARRDTERIVREYDVRTPGIEVTAASLSGGNQQKLIVGREMSHTPKLLIAAHPTRGVDVGAQAQIWDQIREARREGLAVLLISADLDELIGLSDTLRVMYRGRLVADADPATITPEELGSAMTGAATGHLEHHENGTGEGR
- a CDS encoding ABC transporter permease — translated: MKKFDKDRLILGFAGPALALVVAFLLTSVVLLLSDRNPVEPYQLMFDTAQYTDVQVNILNQTGTYYLAALAVAIGFRMNLFNIGVDGQYRLAAMLAAVVGAAVELPGPLHVLLIVLVAMFVGAFWAGIAGILKTTRGVSEVVSTIMLNAIATSLIAWMILPANLGVQPEGSNDLTTGEIAASGWAPGVELEGGTIYGFTFVAFALGIVYWFVLNRTRFGFDLRATGASESAAQASGVDAKKMVLSAMLISGAVAGLAGMPLLLGQTHTYSLSFPVGVGFTGITIALLGRNNPIGIFFAALLISFLEKTSADLDQYGYEKEIATIMQGLIVISVVVSYELVRQYGLRRQQQKVGEELAAQARMKKEDVVL